Genomic DNA from Niallia circulans:
ATTGCAGATACTTTGAATGGATTATCGTTATTATTTTTCTCCATTGATTCAAAAGGTGAAAGCCTGATTAAGACAAGGAAAGGGAGCTTAATCTATTTTTGTGGAAGCATTCTGTCGCTTTTTGGTGTTTACAGCTATGCACTTTTGCTTGGTATTTTTGTAGTGACAACGCTTGTTTATTTCGTCTATTTTGTCAATTCAGCGAGCAGCAGTCTCAGTTTTAGTGGCATTGTTTTTTATATCTTTTTTCAAGTATTAACATGGGCTGTCATGATAACCGGATTCATTTTGTTATGTATTAAGCTTTACAATGCTATAATTGGCAGCCTGCCCATTTAAGCTGGATTACGGAAATGTTTTTTCACGAACAGAAAGGCTTCGGTGCATAAGCGCCGAAGCCTTTCAACGTTCCAAACGACCACCTTATCAGTGGTGTCCATTTATTCTGAACCATTTGTTCAGAATAAATGGTATTTATGGCGTCATTATCTTTTTCCAAATGGACAAATGTGGCGCTTTGCTTTCGATGCTCTTCAGATTTGTTGGTGAATCGTTTCCGACCCAGACGCCGACGGTAATATCCTTGGATAATCCGACCATCCAGTAGTCTTTATAATCATTAGTAGTACCTGTTTTGCCACCGAGATAAGCGGATGGAAAGCTTGCCTTCTTGGCAGTTCCGGCAGTGACTGTTTTCTTGAGCAGTGCTCTCATTTTGTCGTTTGTGTCTGAATTCCAAACTTTTGCTCCTTTTTCCTCCCATTTATATAGCAGTTTACCGTTAAGATCTGTAACAGAGGTAATAGCATGAGAGCTTTCGAAGTTGCCATCGTTCCCAAATACCGTGTAAGCATTCGTTAACTCTAATGGTGACATGCCTGTCGTGAATCCGCCAATTGCAGAGGACAAATGAACATCCTTTTCTGTTACCTTCTTAAATGGAAAATGGGCTAAATAGCTAAATGCAGTCTCTAATCCAATTTCATCAACAAGCCTGACAGCAGGCGTGTTATAGGAGTGAATAAAAGCCTGCTCCAATGACACGTTGCCATATCCTTGTCCACTGTAATTTTGCGGACAGTAGCCATCCTTACAAAACGCATCTGCATTCACAAGACTAGAAATATTCTTGCCTGTTTCCTGAAGATAAGGTCCGTACACAAGCAATGGCTTAATTGCAGAGCCGGGCTGGCGATACGCCTGATAACTTCTGTTAAAGTCGTATTTTTGATACTTTTTTCCGCCAGCAAGCGCACTGATTGTATGGCTGTTATGATTGATGACAACAGCAGCTCCCTCTGCATCTATCGAGCTAAGTGAGCTTTTAACAGCATTAACAGCTTTATCCTGCAGCTTGCGATCTAATCCTGTATGAATAATAACCCCTTGCTCAAGAACAGTTTGAACCTCTGCATCAAGTTTTTTGCTAAGTGCCTCTGTTTCCTGTTCATCTGCATTTTTTATTTTTTCTGCATAGCCTGCTTTTACAGAAACAAGCGTTCTTAATTCATCCTCTACATATGTGACATAATCAGGATAAAGGTCCGTTTTCTTTTGAAGGTGGAGCGTGATTTTTTCTTGTGTCATTTTCTCCGCTTCCTTTACGGAAATCTTCCCTTCCTTCTTCATTAACTGTATTAACCGAGCTTGTCTTTTTTTTGTTTGCTCAAAATGCTTTTTCGGATCATAAATAGTGGGGTTATTTGGTATGCTCGCCAAAAAGGTCAGCTCTGCTTTTGACAGGTCGCTAGCCTTGCTGTTGAAATAATAATTTGCTGCAGCTTCTAGGCCATATATATTATTAGCAAAATAAACGGCATTGATATACTGGGTCAGGATTTCTTCCTTTGTCCATTTTCTTTCTAATTCATAGGCATAAAGCAGTTCCTTCAGTTTGCGGTTGTATGTCTTGTCGTAGGACTGAAACATATTCCTTGCAAGCTGCTGTGTAATGGTACTTCCGCCTTGTTCGATTGAATCTGATTCGGCATTAGTCAGAATAGCCCTGCCGATAGCAGGAAGATCAAACCCAACATGGTCATAAAAATGTTGATCCTCTGACAATATGAATAAGTCCCTCACATATTGGGGGATTTCTTCTTTTGGTACCATTTTTCTTATTCCTGTTGAAGGGTTGATTTCCGAAATGATTTTTCCATCAGTATCGGTAATAAAGCTAGATTGAGCAAGCTTCATGGAAGACAGCGGGATACTGTCATCTAAAAATTTATGAAAGCTAATATAGTTCTTTTTTTCTACTGCTGTCAAATAAAGGACAGCAACTAAACTAAACAGCATTAAAAGTGTAAAAATAATTCCGAGTCTTCTTCTCATTTCTTTTCCCTCATTAATAAGATGTTAATAAAAGCATAAAGGATTTTTGGCATGTATGCATGAAGTATTTTGCAAAAAAACGGGATAAAATATTACGATTTAAGTTAACAAAAAAATAAATAGAAAATTTTAAAGCTTCGTGAATATTCTGTTATAATAGAAGAAAAGGCTTTTATAAAATTTAGTCGACCGGATATTCTGAAGAAAGAAGGTGAAAAGATGGAGAAGCAGCAACAGCATTTGTTTATAGACTTTGAGTTTACAATGCCAGAAAGAAACACTAAATATAAAGGGTTTCAGCCGGAAATTATTGAAGTCGGCATCGTTGCTGTCGTTAATGACAAGATAAGAGAAACCTACTCTGCCTATGTGGCTCCTAACAAATTTCCCATTCTTTCAGAGCGATGTAAGTCCTTCTTACATATTACTCAGGAGCAAGTCGATAACGGGATTACATTCTTGGGCTTGCTGGAAAAAATCAAGGAGATTGGCAGCGGCTACTCAAATATTGTCGTAACATGGGGCAATATGGACATGAAGGTGCTCAAAAGCAATTGCAGCATGGCAGGTGCAGCATTTCCTCATTTCTGTAGTGAAGTTGATCTGTCTATGGAGTACAAAAGGTTTTTTGGAGACCAAAACCAGACTGGTTTGTGGAAAGCAGTGCGAGAGTATGGCAGTGAAGGGACAGGGAAACATCATCGAGCCTTGGACGATGCCCTTACAACCTTTGATATCTTTAAATTCGTCGAAAAAGACAAAAGATACTTAGGGAAAACAGAAACGACAACTATCGGTGATTTAATTGATCTATCCAAGTTTTATAATAAATTTGCATAAAAAAAGGATTGACAGCTAAGTATTATTAGTTGCCACCCTTTTATTTTTTTGCTGTTTTTTCAGCCCTTATGCTTTTTTGTAAACACGGTTATACTCCGTTTCCAGTATTTCAAGATTTCTTAAGCTTTTTTCCGCAAATACTGAATTGTCCTCCGTAAGGTCTGAGCGCATTTTATCGACAGCTAGTAAAAGTGATGTCCTGTAGTCGGGTATTTCCTCTTCAAATGGTTTTACCATTGGCTTAGGCGTGTTCATTTGCTCTCTGAATGAAAGTGCCTTCCTTTCATGGAAAAAGACGCCTTCTGCTTGCTTCGGATTGTGTAAATCCCCTTGCATGGGGTGTTTAAGCACTGCCAATACTCGAACCAAATAGCTATTGCTGCGAATATCTGTAATTTCACCGATGTATTTTCCTGTTTTATAAATGGCGGTAACCTTAGTACCAACTGCAAGAACTTCCATTTCATACGCCTCCTAGTACAATCTTTCTTAAATAGTACCATATCCAATAGTTATGTTAGAAATAGAAGAACTGGCATAATTTGATTATTTCTACAAATAATACTCCTATTATCGATATTGGAGGAGTTCGTAAATGAAAAAAATCATGCCTATGATAGCGGCACTTCTTATTATTACAGGTTGTGCGTCAGGAGATGTATCTAAGGTAGATGTGGAAATGTTTAATGATGTCGGCGATTCCTTGGGGACAATCAATATAGAAGAGCAAACATCAGGAGTGATGCTTACAGTTAATTTAAAGGGGCTAACACCTGGAGTGCATGGGATTCACATTCATGAAATAGGAAAATGTGAGGCTCCTGAGTTTCAGAGCGCTGGTAATCACTTAAATCCTGAGGACAAAGAGCATGGCTTGCTGCACCCGAAAGGAGCGCACGCAGGTGATCTTCCCAATATAATTGTTGAGGCAGATGGTTCTGTAAAGGCAGAGTTAATGGCACCGCAGGTTACACTGCGCGATGCGAAAAATTCATTATTTACGCCAAAGGGCACTTCTATCGTGATAACAGAACAAGAAGACGATGGAATGACACAGCCTGCTGGTGATTCTGGGAACAGAGTTTCATGTGGAGAAATAAAAAAATAATCAAAAAAAAGCATGGAACGCAACTGTTCACATGCTTTTTTTAAATAGTAATAGTTAGAAAAAAGTATCGTAAAGCAAGAATAAGTTTAAAAGCACGATAACTGCTGCAATAATCCAAGAAAGAATAGTGATTATCCTTGTATTCCGCAAACTGCCCATAATTCGTTTACTGCTAGTAAACATAATTAGTGGGATTAAAGCAAAGCCAATCCCAAAGGACAGGATAACCTGGCTTAATACTAATGCCGAAGTTGGATTAACCCCTGAAGCAATGATGATGATTGGCGGGATAATGGTAATCAGCCTTCTAACATAAATCGGAATTCGGAAATTGATGAAGCCCTGCATGATAACATCTCCGGACATTGTACCAACAGAAGAGCTGGACAAGCCTGCAATTAAAAGTCCTAAACCGAATAATATGGCAGATAACGGACTAACTAATTGCTCGAAATGCGTGAAGGCAACATCAAGGTCATTAACAACAAAGCCATTTGCATGAAACAATGCACTCGCCACGATAAGCATAGCAGCATTGATAAAGCCTGCAATCAACATGGCGATAAGGATATCAAAGAACTCAAAACGGAAGATCATTTTCTTCTCTTTATCCGTTCTTCCGACAATTCTCTTTTGAGTTAAGGCAGAGTGTAAATAGATGGCATGTGGCATAACCGTTGCCCCAAGTATTCCTGCAGCAAGCAGTACACTGTCCGTACCTTTAAACTGTGGTGTAAACAAACCATGCATTACTGACTGTAAATCCGGTTTAGCGAAAAACATTTGTGCAATAAATGATAAGACAACAATGAACAGCATAGCAGTAATTCCAGCCTCAAGGGAGCGGTAGCCTCTTCTTTGAAGCTCCAATATCGCAAAGCTGCCGATTGCAGCAATGATGCTGGATTCAAGCATTGGGATACCAAAAAGTAAATATATCCCAAGTGCAGCGCCGATAAATTCGGCTAAATCGGTAGCAATGATGACTAGTTCACCTTGAATCCATAATCCGATGCTGACGGGCTTAGGAAATTCCTCCCGCGCTACTTCAGCGAGGTTTTTTCCAGTAGCGATTCCTAACTTTGCAGATAATGATTGAATGATTAAGGCCATAATATTAGAAAACAAGATAACCCATAATAATAAGTAACCGTATTGGGAGCCTGCAGCGATATTTGTAGCAAAATTACCTGGATCAATATAGGCAATGGCGGCGATAAAGGCAGGACCAAGAAACGGCAGAAACTTTTTGATTCCTTTAGGACCGTTTAAAACAGAATCTACATGAGAAGCCTGTTTACTTCTTTCCAATTTGTTCACCTGATTTCTTTTGGTTTTTTCCTATATGATAAAATGTTTCCTTAGCGCAACTTTATCTTAGGATATTCCTCGTTTTCTATTTTGTCAATGATTCTGCAATAAAATGTATGAAGTAAATAATAGGACTAATTGGTCGGTGCTGGTTCATAAAATCCACAGCAAAAAATTAGCCCATTTTGGTTGTAATCGTGTTAACGGCACATATTTTATGATAAAATATGGACAGCAAAATAGGAATAAAGGTGAAAGTATGAATAACCAAGAAGTGAACGTAGAGCTTATAGTGCTTTTGAATGAATGGGATCCCTTTAAGATTGGTGTGGGGAATTATGATACCGAAATTGCAGATTGTGTCTATGCTGTCCATAAAACCGACAATGTAGAGGAACTTGCTGCAGAAATTCAGAAGATATATGAGTTTTCCTTCGAAGAAACGATTGCGATGGAAAATTGTCTTTCTATTTCAGCAAAGCTGTTGCTTACAAAGGAAAGTGGCTCTTGTGCCCTTTAACGGGGAAAAATTTTCGCTCAAAAATTTGGAGGGATATAAATGAAGTTGACAGAAAAAGAAATTGAAGTGGCAGAAATTTTAGAAAAAAATGCCCGTATTACAGATGAAGATATCTCTAAGATGATTGAGGAAGATTTGCAGACGACGAAAGAAATTGTAGCCAAATTGGAAGATATGAAAGTAGTTGTCCGTTATACGAGCATTGTGGACTGGTCGAAAGTGGAGGGGCATGAAGGCGTTACCGCAATGATCGATGTTAAAGTAACACCAAAGCGTGGAGTTGGCTTTGATGAGGTTGCCCAAAGAATCTACCGCTTCAAAGAAGTGAAATCGTTATACTTAATGTCAGGGACATACGATCTGTCTGTTATTATTGAAGGAAAATCAATGAATGATGTCGCTAGATTTGTGTCAGAAAAGCTGTCTACATTGGATTCAGTCTTGTCGACGACAACTCATTTTATCCTTAAGCAATACAAGCATGATGGGACAATTTTTGAACCGAATAATGATGATAAAAGGATAGTGGTGTCACCGTGATGAATCAGACAAAAAGCTATATTGCCGACAGAGTTGCGGAAATGAAGCCTTCGGGTATAAGGAGATTTTTTGATTTGGCTTCCAACATGGAGGGAGTCATCTCACTTGGGGTTGGGGAGCCGGACTTTGTAACATCATGGTCTGCAAGGGAAGCCGCCATCCTGTCCTTGGAGCAAGGCTATACTTCCTATACGGCAAATCCAGGTATGCTGGAGCTTAGAGAGGAAATATCCTCTTATATGAACAGAAGGTTTCATGTCGAGTATGATCCTAAATCGGAAATAATTGTAACTGTTGGAGCAAGCCAGGCAATTGATATTGCTTTAAGAGCAATCTTAAATCCAGATGAAGAGGTTATTGTGCTTGAGCCCTGCTTTGTTGCCTATGCGCCGCTCGTTACCTTGGCAGGAGGCACACCAGTGCCTGTTCAAACTTTAAAGGAAAATGAATTTAAGGTTCTTCCTGACCAGTTGGAAGCAGCGATAACAGCTAAAACAAAAGCAATAATGATTTGTTCGCCGAGCAATCCGACAGGCTCGCTATTGTCTGCATCTGAATTAGAGGGAATCGCAAAGGTTGCGAAAAAGCATGATTTGCTGATAGTATCTGATGAGATTTATGCAGAGCTGTGCTATGACGAGGAATACACTAGTATGGCTGCAATTAACGAAATGTGGGACAGAACATTGCTTATTTCTGGTTTTTCTAAAGGATTTGCGATGACTGGATGGAGACTTGGCTTTGTGTGTGCACCAGAGGAATTAACGCAGGCTATGCTTAAAATCCATCAATACAGCTTAATGTGTGCCCCAACAATGGCACAGTTTGCTGGACTTGAGGCCCTAAAATCAGGCAGCAATGATGTTGAAGATATGAAGAAAAGCTACCGTCGCAGACGAAATCTTGTTGTGCAGTCCTTAAATGATATGGGCTTAAGCTGTCATATTCCAGGCGGAGCATTTTATGCATTCCCTGATATTACAGCGACAGGCTTAACATCAGAGCAATTTGCAGAGAAGCTATTGTTGGAAGAAAAAGTAGCAGTCGTGCCAGGAAATGTTTTCGGTGAGAGTGGTGAAGGACATATACGTTGTTCCTATGCTTCCTCATTAGAACAATTGCAAGAAGCTTTAAAGAGAATGAAGGATTTTACAGATAGATACAGACAATAATGAGGTTTAACATAAATATGTAATCCAAAAACGAACTATCTATTGTTTATTGAGTGATAGTTCGTTTTTTTTTTGTTATTAGCTTCATTACAATGATTAGAAGTACCAGTAGAATAGGGCGGAGGCCACTCGACTCCTGCGGGAAATAGGAACGATTTAGGTTTTATTTTGTTTCACCTTTTCCTTTTTGTTTGGAAACATTCTGCCAGCATTTATTAAGCAAACTTGGCAAAAACTTTAAATGTCCTGCTTAAAGCGGAGAGATATAAAAATACCTTTTGTATTAACGTCTCTTTTGTGATATAATTTTATAATGCATATTAAAGGAAAAATTAATATATAAAATACTAGGAGTGTTCTCATGTCAGATAAAATCGAAGTTGGAAGTGTATTAACAGGAAAGGTTACTGGAATTCAGCCATACGGCGCTTTCGTTTCTCTAGACGAAAACCAACAAGGGCTTGTTCATATTTCAGAAGTAACTCATGGCTATGTTAAGGATATCAATGAATTCCTTAAAGTTGGCGACGAAGTGAAAGTGAAAGTTCTATCTGTTGATGGAAATGCAGGAAAAATCGGATTATCTATCCGTGCTACTGAAGAAGCACCAGCAGCTCCAGCAGATGCTGAAAAAACAAAAAAACCTCGCGCTAAGCGCCAAGCAGCTCCTGTTACTGTTGATGCAGACAGCAGCCAAGGGTTCAATACACTTAAAGACAAATTGCAAGAGTGGATTGATCAATCAAACCGCAGCGATTTAATTAAGAAGTAATAAAAAAAAGCAGGATGCTCAAGCATCCTGCTTTTTTTTTATGTTATTTAATTGATCTTGGTTCAGGTTCACGAGATACTTCAGCACTTGGCTTGAATAGGAGTCCTAAATTGATTAAGCCTGCAAGTCCAACCAAGCCATAGATGATTCTTGACAATGCAGATTCTTGCCCGCCGAAAATGGCTGCTACTAAATCAAATTGAAAAAATCCAATTAGTCCCCAATTTATTGCTCCTATAATCGTCAACACTAATGCTGTTCTTTGAATACCACTCATGATTATTTCCTCCTTGTATTGGATTCCTTATTATCTTTTGCAATGGCATTGCATTTATACATTGGCTATTCTGCATTTTTTCTTTTTTTGGGTAAGATAATGTTTGGTAAGTAACTTGGTAATGTCAGTTCATTTCTTTTGATTTTCAAATTAATTTAGTAAATAATAAGTAGTGTCCTCCTGCTGATTCCTTCATTTCAGGAACAAAAGGAGCATTAATATTGATTATAGGAGGAAAAGTGAGCATGAATAATTTCACATTTTATAACCCGACAAAATTAATTTTTGGGAAGGGCCAATTATCGCAGCTCGCAGATCAACTTGCTCCGTACGGAAATAAGATCCTTCTCGTTTATGGTGGAGGAAGCATAAAACGCAGCGGCCTTTATGACCAAGTTGTTGGCATCTTAAAAGAAAATAATAAAGAAGTTTTTGAACTGTCAGGAGTAGAGCCAAACCCTCGATTAACAACTGTTCAAAGAGGCGTAGATATCTGCAAGACAGAAGGAATTGATTTTATTTTAGCTGTTGGTGGCGGAAGTGTTATTGATTGTACGAAAGCTATTTCTGTGGGCGCTAAATATGATGGAGATCCATGGGATATTGTGACAAGAAAAGCAATACCAACACAAGCAGTGCCATTTGGAACAGTGTTAACACTTGCTGCAACAGGCTCTGAGATGAACTCAGGTTCTGTTATTACTAATTGGGAAACACAAGAAAAGTATGGCTGGGGAAGCCCATTAACATTCCCTGTTTTCTCTATTCTTGATCCAGAGAATACATATACAGTACCTAAAAATCAAACGATTTATGGAATTGTGGATATGATGTCACATGTACTTGAGCATTATTTCCATTTAGAAGAGAACACACAATTCCAAGATTATATGTGTGAATCTTTGCTGAAGACAGTAATGGAAACAGGTCCTAAACTTGTTGAGGACTTGGAGAATTTTGAATATCGTTCAACAATCCTATATTCCGGCACAATGGCATTAAACGGCATGCTTAACATGGGTTACCAAGGGGATTGGGCAACACATAATATTGAGCATGCAGTGTCAGCTGTTTATGACATTCCGCACGGAGGAGGCCTTGCCATTCTTTTCCCTAACTGGATGAAGCATAACTTGAGTGTGAAGCCTTCAAGATTCAAGCAGCTTGCTGTACGAGTGTTTGGAGTGGACCCAGAAGGTAAAACAGATGAGGAAGCTGGATTGGAAGGCATTGATAAGCTAAGAGCATTCTGGAACAGCATCGGTGCACCATCAACGCTTGCAGACTATGATATTGATGACAGCAAGCTTGAGCTTATGGTTGACAGAGCAATGGCAAGAGGAGAATTCGGCCGCTTTAATTTATTGAAGGCTGAAGACGTTCGTGCTATTTACAAAGCATCCTTGTAAGAGGTGCTTAGCTTCTATTGATCATAAAATACTATTAGGTCCCAGCTAATTTAATTAGTTGGGACCTAATAGGTAATAGTGACTAAAAGATGAATTACGAAAAAAAACTCTATTTGTATCCGCTTTCAAAACAATCTCATTCTTGATTAGTTTGGACACTTTGTATAAAGTGAAAGAGGATACAAAAATAAATATAATGGAGGATCATTTATGACACACGTTCGTTTTGATTACTCAAAGGCATTAAGCTTTTTTGGAGAACATGAAATTACATACTTATCTGATGCGGTTAAAGTTGCTCATCATTCCTTGCATGAAAAAACTGGAGCAGGAAGCGACTTCTTAGGCTGGATCGATCTTCCTGTTGATTATGATAAAGAAGAATTTTCCCGTATTTTAAAATCATCACAAAAAATCCAAAACGATTCTGAAGTATTGCTTGTAATCGGAATTGGTGGATCTTATCTTGGTGCACGTGCAGCAATCGAAATGCTGAACCACAGCTTCCATAATGCTTTATCTAAGGATAAAAGAAAAACTCCACAAATCATCTTCATCGGAAAAGACATCAGCTCAACATATATGAGCGATGTTATCGATTTCTTAGGTGATAAGGATTTCTCTATCAATGTTATTTCTAAATCTGGTACAACTACAGAGCCAGCAATCGCATTCCGTATTTTCCGCAAGCTGTTGGAAGAGAAATACGGTGCTGAGGAAGCAAAATCAAGAATTTATGCAACAACTGACAAAGCGCGCGGTGCATTAAAAACACTTGCTACTGAAGAAGGCTTTGAAACATTTGTTATTCCTGATGATGTTGGCGGGCGCTATTCTGTACTGACAGCAGTGGGCTTGCTTCCAATCGCAGTTAGTGGTGCAGATATTGAGACAATGATGAAGGGTGCAGCAGCTGCGCGTGAAGACTTCAGCTCTTCAGAATTAAGTGAAAATGCTGCATACCAATATGCTGCAGTACGTAATGTACTTTACAATAAAGGCAAAACAATCGAAATGCTTATTAACTATGAGCCAGGACTTCAATATTTCTCTGAGTGGTGGAAACAGCTGTTCGGCGAAAGTGAAGGGAAAGACCAAAAAGGTATTTACCCGTCTTCCGCTAACTTCTCAACTGATTTGCACTCATTAGGGCAATATGTTCAAGAAGGTCGTCGCGATATTTTTGAAACAGTTGTTAAAGTAGACAAGCCTCGTCATGAATTAACGATTGAAGCAGCAGAAAACGATCTTGACGGCTTAAACTATCTTGCAGGTAAAACAGTGGACTTTGTGAATAACAAGGCATTTGAAGGGACACTTCTTGCACATACAGATGGCGGTGTTCCAAATCTAATCGTTACAATTCCTGAAATGGACGAATACACTTTCGGTTACTTAGTGTACTTCTTCGAGAAAGCATGCGCAATCAGCGGATACCTTCTTGGAGTTAACCCATTCGACCAACCAGGTGTTGAAGCATATAAAGTTAATATGTTCGCATTGCTTGGCAAACCAGGCTTCGAAGAGAAAAAAGCAGAACTTGAAAGCCGTTTGAAATAAGAGATTAATCACTTGAAAAGGACAATCCATATAAAGGGTTGTCCTTTTTGTTTCGACCATTTTATATTTTCATGTTTTTAGAAAGACAATTAAGGATAAATAACTACTATAATTCATAATTGTTTTAGGAGGGATATGAATGTTAGTAGAACAGGACCAAACATTAATACGGGCATTACAGGAATGCATGATAGCAACTAATCACTGCCTGAATGAATGTCTTGCTGAAGATGAATCAAATATGATGATAGATTGTATTCGCTTAGACCGGGAATGCATGGCGTTTTGTGCCAACTTAGAACAAGCAATAATCCGCCAATCTCCATATGCGAAAGAACTTGCCGAGCTGTGTCTGAAGGTTTGTGAGGCGTGCGCCCAAGAATGCCAAAAGCATGACCATAAACATTGCCAATATTGTGCAGAAATTTGCTTGCAATGTATGGAAGCATGTAAAACATACGTAAAGAATTAATTCAATGCATAAAAAAACAGCGCCTTTTTTGAAGTGCACCCCAATTGTTAGACAAAGGTCTAACAATTGGAGGTGTCTTTTTTATGGATTTTATAATCCGGCAATCAGGATTAGCTCATCTTTTTCCTCCACCATAAAGGATGCACCTGGCTTAATATAAGACTGACTGCCTCTTTTTACCCCTAATAATAGCTTGTCATCAAGAAGAAGATACGAACTGAGAGCAGCAAAATCAAGTCTCTCCTCATTTCTCCATTCTCCCAATGGGACAATTTGCAATCTTTTATCTTTGAAATTCCCTAACAAATCAAGGAAGGCAATCATTGTATCTTGTGAATTAAGACTACTGTGCATAACAAAGCTGGACAATCGATTTGTTTGAATAATTTCATCAGCACCGGCTCGATTGGCATTCGTTACTTGCTCTACAGTCAATATT
This window encodes:
- a CDS encoding DUF5366 family protein, translating into MNTYLTSYFPLFSISFFSLSFAIRIQSSIIAVFKRLGMYEGLLEFFSETGIRLALLLFFCVFIFMALSALKLIADTLNGLSLLFFSIDSKGESLIKTRKGSLIYFCGSILSLFGVYSYALLLGIFVVTTLVYFVYFVNSASSSLSFSGIVFYIFFQVLTWAVMITGFILLCIKLYNAIIGSLPI
- a CDS encoding transglycosylase domain-containing protein, which encodes MRRRLGIIFTLLMLFSLVAVLYLTAVEKKNYISFHKFLDDSIPLSSMKLAQSSFITDTDGKIISEINPSTGIRKMVPKEEIPQYVRDLFILSEDQHFYDHVGFDLPAIGRAILTNAESDSIEQGGSTITQQLARNMFQSYDKTYNRKLKELLYAYELERKWTKEEILTQYINAVYFANNIYGLEAAANYYFNSKASDLSKAELTFLASIPNNPTIYDPKKHFEQTKKRQARLIQLMKKEGKISVKEAEKMTQEKITLHLQKKTDLYPDYVTYVEDELRTLVSVKAGYAEKIKNADEQETEALSKKLDAEVQTVLEQGVIIHTGLDRKLQDKAVNAVKSSLSSIDAEGAAVVINHNSHTISALAGGKKYQKYDFNRSYQAYRQPGSAIKPLLVYGPYLQETGKNISSLVNADAFCKDGYCPQNYSGQGYGNVSLEQAFIHSYNTPAVRLVDEIGLETAFSYLAHFPFKKVTEKDVHLSSAIGGFTTGMSPLELTNAYTVFGNDGNFESSHAITSVTDLNGKLLYKWEEKGAKVWNSDTNDKMRALLKKTVTAGTAKKASFPSAYLGGKTGTTNDYKDYWMVGLSKDITVGVWVGNDSPTNLKSIESKAPHLSIWKKIMTP
- the kapD gene encoding 3'-5' exonuclease KapD, with protein sequence MEKQQQHLFIDFEFTMPERNTKYKGFQPEIIEVGIVAVVNDKIRETYSAYVAPNKFPILSERCKSFLHITQEQVDNGITFLGLLEKIKEIGSGYSNIVVTWGNMDMKVLKSNCSMAGAAFPHFCSEVDLSMEYKRFFGDQNQTGLWKAVREYGSEGTGKHHRALDDALTTFDIFKFVEKDKRYLGKTETTTIGDLIDLSKFYNKFA
- a CDS encoding kinase-associated lipoprotein B, whose amino-acid sequence is MEVLAVGTKVTAIYKTGKYIGEITDIRSNSYLVRVLAVLKHPMQGDLHNPKQAEGVFFHERKALSFREQMNTPKPMVKPFEEEIPDYRTSLLLAVDKMRSDLTEDNSVFAEKSLRNLEILETEYNRVYKKA
- a CDS encoding superoxide dismutase family protein, whose protein sequence is MKKIMPMIAALLIITGCASGDVSKVDVEMFNDVGDSLGTINIEEQTSGVMLTVNLKGLTPGVHGIHIHEIGKCEAPEFQSAGNHLNPEDKEHGLLHPKGAHAGDLPNIIVEADGSVKAELMAPQVTLRDAKNSLFTPKGTSIVITEQEDDGMTQPAGDSGNRVSCGEIKK
- a CDS encoding Nramp family divalent metal transporter translates to MERSKQASHVDSVLNGPKGIKKFLPFLGPAFIAAIAYIDPGNFATNIAAGSQYGYLLLWVILFSNIMALIIQSLSAKLGIATGKNLAEVAREEFPKPVSIGLWIQGELVIIATDLAEFIGAALGIYLLFGIPMLESSIIAAIGSFAILELQRRGYRSLEAGITAMLFIVVLSFIAQMFFAKPDLQSVMHGLFTPQFKGTDSVLLAAGILGATVMPHAIYLHSALTQKRIVGRTDKEKKMIFRFEFFDILIAMLIAGFINAAMLIVASALFHANGFVVNDLDVAFTHFEQLVSPLSAILFGLGLLIAGLSSSSVGTMSGDVIMQGFINFRIPIYVRRLITIIPPIIIIASGVNPTSALVLSQVILSFGIGFALIPLIMFTSSKRIMGSLRNTRIITILSWIIAAVIVLLNLFLLYDTFF
- a CDS encoding DUF1871 family protein, translated to MNNQEVNVELIVLLNEWDPFKIGVGNYDTEIADCVYAVHKTDNVEELAAEIQKIYEFSFEETIAMENCLSISAKLLLTKESGSCAL
- a CDS encoding Lrp/AsnC family transcriptional regulator; protein product: MKLTEKEIEVAEILEKNARITDEDISKMIEEDLQTTKEIVAKLEDMKVVVRYTSIVDWSKVEGHEGVTAMIDVKVTPKRGVGFDEVAQRIYRFKEVKSLYLMSGTYDLSVIIEGKSMNDVARFVSEKLSTLDSVLSTTTHFILKQYKHDGTIFEPNNDDKRIVVSP
- a CDS encoding aminotransferase, producing MNQTKSYIADRVAEMKPSGIRRFFDLASNMEGVISLGVGEPDFVTSWSAREAAILSLEQGYTSYTANPGMLELREEISSYMNRRFHVEYDPKSEIIVTVGASQAIDIALRAILNPDEEVIVLEPCFVAYAPLVTLAGGTPVPVQTLKENEFKVLPDQLEAAITAKTKAIMICSPSNPTGSLLSASELEGIAKVAKKHDLLIVSDEIYAELCYDEEYTSMAAINEMWDRTLLISGFSKGFAMTGWRLGFVCAPEELTQAMLKIHQYSLMCAPTMAQFAGLEALKSGSNDVEDMKKSYRRRRNLVVQSLNDMGLSCHIPGGAFYAFPDITATGLTSEQFAEKLLLEEKVAVVPGNVFGESGEGHIRCSYASSLEQLQEALKRMKDFTDRYRQ
- the yugI gene encoding S1 domain-containing post-transcriptional regulator GSP13 — translated: MSDKIEVGSVLTGKVTGIQPYGAFVSLDENQQGLVHISEVTHGYVKDINEFLKVGDEVKVKVLSVDGNAGKIGLSIRATEEAPAAPADAEKTKKPRAKRQAAPVTVDADSSQGFNTLKDKLQEWIDQSNRSDLIKK
- a CDS encoding DUF378 domain-containing protein, which translates into the protein MSGIQRTALVLTIIGAINWGLIGFFQFDLVAAIFGGQESALSRIIYGLVGLAGLINLGLLFKPSAEVSREPEPRSIK